In Nitratidesulfovibrio sp., the following are encoded in one genomic region:
- a CDS encoding 2-oxoacid:acceptor oxidoreductase family protein, with protein MKAPQPIDRFEIRLSGLGGQGLITLGRLLGSALALSHGYYVTQTQSYGPEARGGSSRADVVVSSRPISYPKTESLDLLVALSPEACNSYYRLLKKTGILLVDTTLVKHAPTNVYLGLPFTQMAKEQIGNPMTINTMVMGAVTHLLPFADPRVMRKSMEANLPAKIREVNAKAFALGLKQAQRHFGDAGGIWAAAEENGAHAEDDIIV; from the coding sequence ATGAAGGCGCCGCAACCCATAGACCGTTTCGAAATCCGCCTTTCGGGCCTGGGCGGGCAGGGGCTGATTACCCTGGGCCGCCTGCTGGGCTCTGCGCTGGCGCTGAGCCACGGCTACTACGTCACCCAGACCCAGAGTTACGGCCCCGAGGCGCGCGGCGGCTCCAGCCGCGCCGACGTGGTTGTCAGTTCGCGCCCCATCAGCTACCCCAAGACCGAAAGCCTGGACCTGCTGGTTGCGCTGAGCCCCGAGGCGTGCAACAGCTACTACCGGCTGCTGAAAAAGACCGGTATCCTGCTGGTGGATACCACCCTGGTCAAGCACGCACCCACCAACGTGTACCTGGGCCTGCCGTTCACCCAGATGGCCAAGGAGCAGATAGGCAACCCCATGACCATCAACACCATGGTCATGGGCGCGGTGACGCACCTCTTGCCCTTCGCCGACCCGAGGGTGATGCGCAAGAGCATGGAAGCCAACCTGCCCGCCAAGATCCGCGAGGTGAACGCCAAGGCCTTTGCCCTGGGGCTGAAGCAGGCCCAGCGCCACTTCGGCGATGCGGGCGGCATCTGGGCAGCGGCAGAGGAGAATGGGGCGCATGCCGAGGACGACATCATAGTCTAG
- a CDS encoding 2-oxoacid:ferredoxin oxidoreductase subunit beta: MADVTQLIHDYLRHNKKFPHVFCAGCGHGIVLGSLIRSVHALGLPKDDVVLVAGIGCSGRMAVYVDFNTVHTTHGRALTFATGIKMANPKLKVICVMGDGDAMSIGGNHLIHAARRNIGVTALILNNQIYGMTGGQCSSATPQGDISMTTPFGSLEKSFDIAEMCMAAGASYVARGTSFHAIQMDRLISSAIMHPGFSVVEVYSPCPTQYGRKNKFRNAVDMYKWLKSNTVKVETLKDPTQKPDDGRVPIGVFRDVEEPGLEERYFELQRKLMGQNR, encoded by the coding sequence ATGGCGGACGTTACCCAACTCATCCACGACTACCTGCGCCATAACAAGAAGTTCCCCCACGTGTTCTGCGCGGGCTGCGGCCACGGCATCGTGCTGGGATCGCTGATCCGCAGCGTGCACGCGCTGGGCCTGCCCAAGGACGACGTGGTGCTGGTGGCGGGCATCGGCTGTTCGGGCCGCATGGCCGTGTACGTGGACTTCAATACCGTACACACCACCCATGGCCGGGCGCTTACCTTCGCCACCGGCATCAAGATGGCCAACCCCAAGCTGAAGGTCATCTGCGTCATGGGCGACGGCGACGCCATGTCCATCGGCGGCAACCACCTCATCCACGCCGCGCGGCGCAACATCGGCGTCACCGCGTTGATCCTGAACAACCAGATCTACGGCATGACCGGCGGGCAGTGTTCGTCCGCCACGCCGCAGGGCGACATTTCCATGACCACGCCCTTCGGATCGCTGGAAAAGTCCTTCGACATCGCGGAAATGTGCATGGCTGCGGGCGCAAGCTACGTGGCGCGCGGCACCTCGTTCCACGCCATCCAGATGGACAGGCTGATCAGCTCGGCCATCATGCATCCCGGCTTTTCGGTGGTGGAGGTGTACAGCCCCTGCCCCACCCAGTACGGGCGCAAGAACAAGTTCCGCAACGCCGTGGACATGTACAAGTGGCTGAAGTCCAACACCGTGAAGGTGGAGACCCTGAAAGACCCCACGCAAAAGCCGGACGACGGACGCGTCCCCATCGGGGTGTTCCGCGACGTGGAAGAGCCAGGGCTTGAGGAACGCTACTTCGAGCTGCAACGCAAACTCATGGGGCAGAACCGATGA
- a CDS encoding 2-oxoacid:acceptor oxidoreductase subunit alpha codes for MAVQRKKRKRRELFALGNEAVAEGALLAGCSFYAGYPITPSTEIMEVMANRLPLIEDGVFIQMEDEIASMGATIGASLAGRKAMTATSGPGFALMQEHIGYACMVEAPLVVVNVMRGGPSTGLPTSPAQADVQMARWGTHGDHPIIVLSASNVQECLEMTVTAFNFAEKYRTPVILLLDEVTAHTREKITVPDPDEVEILSRVTPTVPPEWFKPYADTARGVPAMAPIGSGYRTHVTGLTHDVMGYPTQRPDEVKDAMLRLFRKIDQYYGDIQMADEYMLDDADVAVVAYGSVARSAYLAVEQARERGAKAGLLTLKTLFPFPRPAVEKLTHRCHTVVVPEMNMGQMSREVKRVNNGRTKVRTINRVDGQIITPSEILKAIL; via the coding sequence ATGGCGGTGCAACGCAAGAAACGCAAGAGACGCGAACTGTTCGCGCTCGGCAACGAGGCGGTGGCCGAAGGCGCACTGCTGGCCGGGTGCTCGTTCTACGCGGGCTACCCCATCACCCCGTCCACAGAGATCATGGAGGTCATGGCCAACCGCCTGCCCCTGATCGAGGACGGCGTGTTCATCCAGATGGAAGACGAAATCGCCAGCATGGGCGCCACCATCGGCGCGTCGCTGGCGGGGCGCAAGGCCATGACGGCCACCTCCGGCCCGGGCTTTGCCCTGATGCAGGAGCACATCGGCTACGCCTGCATGGTCGAGGCGCCGCTGGTGGTGGTCAACGTCATGCGCGGCGGCCCCAGTACCGGTCTGCCCACAAGCCCTGCCCAGGCCGACGTGCAGATGGCTCGCTGGGGTACCCACGGCGACCACCCCATCATCGTGCTGTCCGCATCCAACGTGCAGGAATGCCTGGAAATGACAGTGACGGCCTTCAACTTTGCCGAAAAATACCGCACCCCGGTCATCCTGCTGCTGGACGAGGTGACGGCCCACACCCGCGAAAAGATCACCGTGCCCGACCCGGACGAGGTGGAAATCCTTTCCCGCGTCACGCCCACGGTGCCACCGGAATGGTTCAAGCCCTATGCCGACACGGCGCGCGGCGTGCCCGCCATGGCCCCCATCGGGTCCGGCTACCGCACCCACGTCACCGGGCTGACCCACGACGTCATGGGCTATCCCACCCAGCGCCCGGACGAGGTGAAGGACGCCATGCTGCGCCTGTTCCGCAAGATCGACCAGTATTACGGCGACATCCAGATGGCCGACGAATACATGCTGGATGACGCGGACGTGGCCGTGGTGGCTTACGGCAGCGTGGCGCGTTCCGCCTATCTGGCCGTGGAGCAGGCCCGCGAACGCGGGGCCAAGGCCGGGCTGCTGACCCTGAAGACGCTGTTCCCCTTCCCCCGTCCGGCGGTGGAAAAACTGACCCACCGCTGCCACACCGTCGTCGTGCCCGAAATGAACATGGGGCAGATGTCGCGCGAGGTGAAGCGCGTCAACAATGGCCGCACCAAGGTGCGCACCATCAACCGGGTGGACGGGCAGATCATCACGCCCTCCGAAATCCTGAAAGCCATACTGTAG
- a CDS encoding 4Fe-4S dicluster domain-containing protein gives MSKKQKGQTRVCVYPDWCKGCGLCVAFCPAKVLVLNAFGKAEVANEDECINCGFCELHCPDFAIAIKPRTRNGAGQPDPRSEWSDPENEHGRASPPVRTAEPNPNPEE, from the coding sequence ATGTCAAAGAAGCAAAAAGGTCAGACCCGCGTCTGCGTATACCCCGACTGGTGCAAGGGCTGCGGCCTGTGCGTGGCGTTCTGCCCCGCCAAGGTGCTTGTGCTGAACGCCTTCGGCAAGGCCGAGGTGGCCAACGAGGACGAGTGCATCAATTGCGGGTTCTGCGAGTTGCACTGTCCGGACTTCGCCATCGCCATCAAGCCGCGCACCCGCAACGGTGCAGGCCAGCCGGACCCGCGCAGCGAATGGAGCGACCCCGAGAACGAACACGGTCGCGCCTCGCCCCCGGTGCGCACGGCCGAACCGAACCCCAACCCCGAAGAGTGA
- a CDS encoding DegV family protein: MSYLDGIRFRRVVRAAARRLIEKHGHLNAINVFPVPDGDTGSNMAGTMKSIVASTSATPESSIGRMSSIVAESALMGARGNSGVILAQFLAGFSEGVKDLSRVSPRDFAEAASLAARRAVEAIAHPKEGTILTVIRDWADHLRDNCHSYKDFHHLLHDSLDRARQSVQETREKLAALKAADVVDAGGLGFVYLLEGIAEFTERGTINRRRQTDGQTDTTGAADAHDGADGDDADSATLGEAQERVAVEELTYGYCTECLIRNEAASPIDREELRVRLEELGDSIVVAGAGAVTRVHVHTDAPDTVFAIAAEYGEVSHHKAEDMLRQHRDLLAAVAAAAATADGQPQAAPAPTGTAVVTDSTCDLPRELLDRYAIRTVPLRLFLDDEEFVDKVSISADEFNRRLPASRSARTSQPAPADFRTVYEEVLRTHAQVASLHVTAMYSGTHQSAATVARMVSPHIAAVDCRTLTVGLGLVVLEAARRAQAGMDAAEVARLAARDADNLHVYVAMDTLDFAVRGGRMSRGTGMVAKLLHIKPVLCFDPRKGGKVEVAAKGIGPRRAGEKLFALLERAAAKLANPRFAVAHVGAPDTAARYAAELEARFGVAPLYVVPASPVLGCHSGPGACAVALLGDAPSDDAPAAG, translated from the coding sequence ATCAGCTACCTTGACGGCATCCGCTTCCGCCGGGTGGTGCGCGCCGCCGCGCGCCGTCTGATCGAAAAGCATGGCCATCTCAACGCCATCAACGTGTTTCCCGTGCCGGACGGCGACACGGGCAGCAACATGGCGGGCACCATGAAGTCCATCGTGGCCTCCACCTCGGCCACGCCGGAAAGTTCCATTGGCCGCATGAGTTCCATCGTGGCCGAATCCGCGCTGATGGGCGCGCGGGGCAATTCCGGGGTCATCCTGGCCCAGTTTCTGGCCGGGTTTTCCGAAGGGGTGAAGGACCTGTCACGCGTCAGCCCCCGCGACTTCGCCGAGGCCGCATCGCTGGCCGCGCGCCGCGCCGTGGAGGCCATCGCCCACCCCAAGGAAGGCACCATCCTCACGGTCATTCGCGACTGGGCCGACCACCTGCGCGACAACTGCCATTCATACAAGGACTTTCACCACCTGCTGCACGATTCGCTGGACCGTGCCCGCCAGTCGGTGCAGGAGACACGGGAAAAGCTGGCCGCGCTCAAGGCTGCCGACGTGGTGGACGCGGGGGGCCTTGGCTTCGTGTACCTGTTGGAAGGCATTGCCGAATTCACCGAACGCGGCACCATCAACCGGCGGCGCCAGACAGACGGACAGACGGATACTACCGGCGCCGCAGATGCGCACGACGGAGCGGACGGGGACGACGCCGACAGCGCCACCCTTGGCGAGGCCCAGGAACGGGTGGCCGTGGAGGAACTGACCTACGGCTACTGCACCGAATGCCTTATCCGCAACGAGGCGGCCAGCCCCATCGACCGCGAGGAACTGCGCGTCCGGCTGGAGGAACTGGGCGATTCCATCGTGGTGGCGGGTGCCGGGGCCGTGACCCGTGTCCACGTGCACACCGACGCGCCGGACACGGTGTTCGCCATTGCCGCCGAATACGGCGAGGTGTCGCACCACAAGGCAGAAGACATGCTGCGCCAGCATCGCGACCTGCTGGCCGCCGTGGCCGCCGCTGCCGCCACTGCTGACGGGCAGCCCCAGGCCGCGCCCGCACCCACCGGCACCGCCGTGGTCACCGACTCCACCTGCGACCTGCCGCGCGAACTGCTGGACCGGTACGCCATCCGCACCGTGCCCCTGCGCCTGTTCCTGGACGACGAGGAATTCGTGGACAAGGTGAGCATTTCGGCGGACGAGTTCAACCGCCGCCTGCCCGCGTCCCGTTCCGCGCGCACCTCGCAGCCCGCCCCCGCCGATTTCCGCACCGTGTACGAAGAGGTGCTGCGCACCCATGCCCAGGTGGCCTCGCTGCACGTGACGGCCATGTACAGCGGCACCCACCAGTCCGCCGCCACCGTGGCGCGCATGGTTTCGCCGCACATCGCCGCCGTGGACTGCCGTACCCTGACCGTGGGCCTTGGCCTTGTGGTGCTGGAGGCGGCCCGCCGCGCGCAGGCCGGCATGGATGCGGCAGAGGTGGCCCGCCTTGCCGCGCGCGACGCGGACAACCTGCACGTGTACGTCGCCATGGACACCCTGGACTTTGCCGTACGCGGCGGCCGCATGAGCCGGGGCACCGGCATGGTGGCCAAGCTGCTGCACATCAAGCCGGTGCTGTGCTTCGACCCGCGCAAGGGCGGCAAGGTGGAGGTGGCGGCCAAGGGCATCGGCCCGCGCCGCGCCGGGGAAAAACTGTTCGCCCTGCTGGAGCGGGCGGCTGCCAAGCTTGCCAACCCGCGCTTTGCCGTGGCCCACGTGGGCGCGCCGGACACCGCCGCCCGCTACGCCGCCGAACTGGAAGCCCGCTTTGGCGTGGCCCCGCTGTACGTGGTGCCCGCATCGCCGGTGCTGGGGTGCCACAGCGGCCCCGGCGCCTGCGCCGTGGCCTTGCTGGGTGATGCGCCATCGGATGATGCCCCGGCTGCGGGTTAA